One segment of Leguminivora glycinivorella isolate SPB_JAAS2020 chromosome 12, LegGlyc_1.1, whole genome shotgun sequence DNA contains the following:
- the LOC125231880 gene encoding phospholipase A1 member A-like, translating to MFKVIFALSCFVLTESVDYSRIGEGYHRGLLPDCPGSWKPAEITPNSLRNLKISVFDSQASLTTYTYYRAKKIARHPEIDFNKKTILYVPGYLDLSAVPIRRTLVQLYKELGYNVLILDYEAFATGEMPIAARLMRPVGKHVAEMLSNLTTLGLDPKKLELVGLSLGGQAISFIAKNFREITGRNISSLTALDPAGRCFRHLGPDQRLDPSDADFVLSIATNMDELGIATPVGHVTFYVNGGEFQPGDVWWLPCDTLCSHVKSYILWLSALMHPGKFVGMQCDSIQQARDFDCFDRKPLVTNTMDLYTDRSKPGIYYLNTLHKYPYYLGKGGVYKSSEVILNQLAYLNEADEILV from the exons ATGTTTAAAGTGATATTCGCGTTGTCGTGTTTTGTTCTGACGGAGTCCGTTGACTATTCGCGGATAGGCGAAGGTTACCACCGAGGACTCTTGCCAGATT GTCCAGGTTCATGGAAGCCAGCAGAAATCACACCAAATAGCTTGAGGAACTTAAAGATATCAGTATTTGACTCTCAGGCCAGTCTCACTACATACACTTACTACCGCGCCAAGAAAATAGCTCGACACCCTGAGATAGATTTCAACAAGAAGACTATTCTGTACGTCCCGGGGTATCTGGACCTGTCCGCGGTACCTATTCGGAGGACTTTGGTCCAGCTTTATAAGGAGCTGGGTTATAATGTACTCATTTTGGACTATGAGGCCTTTGCTACAGGAGAAATGCCAAT TGCGGCTCGTCTAATGCGTCCAGTTGGCAAGCATGTCGCAGAGATGCTATCAAACCTGACGACACTTGGACTGGACCCGAAGAAACTAGAGCTCGTCGGCCTCAGCCTGGGTGGGCAGGCCATCAGCTTCATCGCCAAGAACTTCCGCGAAATTACCGGCAGGAACATCTCCTCACTAACCGCTTTGGATCCTGCTGGGCGCTGCTTCAGACACCTTGGGCCAGACCAAAGACTTGACCCTTCCGACGCCGATTTCGTCCTCAGCATTGCCACTAACATGGACGAATTAGGCATAGCAACTCCAGTTGGTCACGTCACTTTCTATGTTAACGGGGGAGAGTTCCAACCGGGCGATGTCTGGTGGTTACCCTGCGATACTCTTTGCAGTCACGTCAAATCCTACATTCTTTGGCTATCAGCTCTGATGCACCCAGGAAAATTTGTAGGCATGCAATGTGATTCTATACAGCAAGCGAGAGACTTTGACTGTTTTGATAGGAAACCTTTAGTCACAAATACGATGGATTTGTATACGGACCGAAGTAAACCGGGGATATATTATTTGAATACGCTACATAAGTACCCTTATTACTTGGGGAAGGGGGGAGTGTATAAAAGTAGTGAAGTCATTTTAAACCAGCTAGCATATTTAAATGAGGCTGATGAAATTTTGGTTTAG